GCGCGCCGAGAACGACCGCAGCGCACTGGCCGCCCGCAAGGACGCCCTCGAGATCGGCCTCAACCGCAAGGACGGCGCCGGCGCGCTGCTGGCCGCCTCCGACCAGGTCTCCGGGCTGCTCGGCTCGGTGGCCGCGCTGCTCACCGTGCGCAGCGGCTACGAGGCCGCCGTGGCCAGTGCGCTCGGCTCGGCCGCCGACGCGGTCGCGGTAGAGAGCGCCGATGCGGCCGTCGCCGCCGTGGGCCACCTCAAGACCGAGGACCTCGGCCGCGCCGAGCTGCTGCTCGGCTCCGGTCCCGCCCACGACGTGAGCGGCTGGCCCACCCTGCCCGACGGCGCGGCGTACGCCCTCGACGTGCTGTCCTGCCCCGACGAGGTCCGCCCCGCGCTGGCCCGACTGCTCGACCGGATCGCGGTCGTCGACGACCTCGACGCCGCGCGGGGCCTGGTCGCGCGCGACGCCTCGCTCACCGCGGTGACCCGCGACGGCGACCTCCTCGGCGCCCACCTGGCGGCCGGCGGCTCGGCCAGCCAGCCCAGCCTCATCGAGATCCAGGCCGCGGTCGACGAGGCCGCCGCCCAGCTGGCCGAGGCGGTGGCCGCGACCGAGCGGCTCGGCTTCGACACCAGCCGCCTCGAGCGCGAGCGCCACGAGGCCCAGAAGGGCGTCGACGTCGCGCTGGCCAAGCTCCACGAGTCCGACGCGACGCTGGCCGCGGTGGCCGAGGAGCTCGGGCAGTACGGCGCCCAGGCCCGCGCCGCGCGCGGCGAGGCCGAGCGGCTCGAGCGCTCCATCGCCGAGGCCCAGGAGGCCCGGACCAAGGACCTCGAGGGGCTCGGGGAGCTCGAGCAGCGGCTGGCCCGCGCCGAGGAGGAGCCGGAGCTCGAGGACGCCGCCGACGGCCGCGAGGAGCTGGCCGAGGCCGCCCGCGCCGCCCGCCAGGGCGAGATGGACGCGCGCCTCGCGCTGCGCACCGCCGAGGAGCGCGCCCGCGCGCTGCACGGCCGCGCCGACCAGCTGCTGCGCGCCGCCCGCGAGGAGCGCGAGACCCGCGCCCGCGAGCTCGAGCGGCGCCGCCGGCTGCTCCGCGAGGGCGAGCGGGCCCAGGCCGTCGGTGCCGCCGTGCTGGTCGTGCTCGACCGGTTGGACGGCTCCATCGCCCAGGCCGCCGCGGCGCGCGCCGAGGTCGAGCAGGCCCGCAAGGGGCGCGAGGAGGCGCTGCTGGCCGTGCGCAAGCAGCTGCGCGACCTCAACCGCGAGCACGACGAGCTGGTCAACTCCGTCCACCGGGACGAGATGGCCCGCCAGCAGCAGCGGATGCGGATCGAGCAGCTCGAGGAGCGCGCGCTGACCGAGCTCGGCCTCGCCGCCGACGCACTCGTCAGCGAGTACGGCCCGGACCAGCTGGTGCCCTTCGCGGGTGCCGTCGAGGAGGGCGCCGAGGAGCCCGAGCCCACGCCGTTCGTCCGCGAGGAGCAGGCCAAGCGGCTGCGCCAGGCCGAGCGCGAGCTCTCCATGCTCGGCACGGTCAACCCGCTGGCCCTGGAGGAGTTCAGCGCGCTGGAGGAGCGGCACCGCTTCCTCGGCGAGCAGCTCGAGGACCTCCGCAAGACCCGCAAGGACCTCCTCGACATCGTCCGCGAGGTCGACGCCCGCGTCGAGCAGGTCTTCCGCGAGGCCTACCAGGACGTCGAGAAGGCCTTCGACGCGACGTTCGCGCGGCTCTTCCCGGGTGGTGAGGGCCGGCTGGTCCTCACCGACCCCGACGACATGCTCAACACCGGCATCGAGGTCGAGGCCCGCCCGCCGGGCAAGAAGGTCAAGCGGCTCTCGCTGCTCTCCGGCGGCGAGCGCTCGCTGGTCGCGGTGGCCTTCCTGGTGGCGTTGTTCAAGGCCCGCCCGTCGCCGTTCTACATCCTCGACGAGGTCGAGGCCGCGCTCGACGACACCAACCTCGGCCGGCTGCTGGAGATCTACGAGGAGCTCCGCGAGAACTCCCAGCTCCTGGTCATCACCCACCAGAAGCGGACCATGGAGGTCGGCGACGCGCTCTACGGCGTGACCATGCGCGGCGACGGCGTCTCCGCGGTGATCAGCCAGCGGCTGCGCGAGGCGGAAGCCTCCTAGTGCCGCGGGAGCGTCCCACCCGCGACCGCTACGTCCACTGGGAGAGCGTCACCACCCGCTGGGCCGACATCGACGTCTACGGGCACATGAACAACGCCCGCTACTTCGAGCTCATCGACACGGTGGTCAACAACCACCTCGAGCAGGCCACCGGCACCGACATCCGCCGGCTCCCGGCCATCGGGGTGGTGGCCGAGGTCGGCTGCCGCTACTTCGCCGAGGTAGGCTACCCCGCGCCCGTCGAGGTCGGGGTGTACGTCGAGCGCCTGGGCACGTCGTCGGTCACCTACAAGGTGGGGCTCTTCCAGGGCCCCGGCGACCGGGCGGCGGCGGAGGGCACCTTCGTGCACGTCTACGTCGACAACACCGACCCGGCGCGGCCGGTGACGCCGATTCCGGAGGCGATCCGGGCCGTCGTCGCGCCCTTGGTGCGGGAGTCCTGACCCGCTCCTGATTGGATGGTCGGCATGTCCGCTCTGGCGCTGCTGATCCTCATCATCGCCGTCGTCGCCGTGCTGCTGGTCGGCACGGTCGTCGGGTTCCTGGTGCGCGGGCGCAAGCCCGCGCCGCTGCCCAACACCCACACCGACGTCATCGTCACCCCGCCGCCCGCGACGGACGCCGACACCGACGCCCCGCCGGTCGAGGTGAGCGCGCCGCCGGCCACCATCGAGCGGCCCGAGCCCACCGCGACCCGGCTGGTCCGGCTGCGCCAGCGGCTGGCCGGCGCCCAGGGCGGCTTCGGCCGCGGGCTGCTGGCCCTGCTGAGCCGCGACCGGCTCGACGAGGACACCTGGGAGTCCATCGAGGACGTGCTGCTCACCGCCGACCTGGGCGTGCAGCCCACCCAGCAGGTCGTCGAGGGCCTGCGCACCCGGCTGCGGGTCGAAGGTCGGCCCGAGGACGCCCGCACCGCGCTCCGCGAGGAGCTCGTGAAGATCGTGGACCCGTCCATGGACCGCCGCCTCCAGGTCAGCGGCGCCGACGGCAAGCCCGGCGTGGTCCTGGTCGTCGGCGTCAACGGCACCGGCAAGACCACCACCGTCGGCAAGCTGGCCCGCATCCTCGTGGCCGAGGACCGCCGGGTCACCCTCGGCGCGGCCGACACCTTCCGCGCCGCCGCCGTCGACCAGCTGGCCACGTGGGGCGACCGGGTCGGCGTCGAGGTGGTCCGCGGCGCCGAGGCCACCGACCCCGCCAGCGTGGCCTTCGACGCGGTCAAGCACGGCGTGGACGACGGCGTGGACACCGTCATCATCGACACCGCCGGCCGCCTGCAGAACAAGGCCGGCCTCATGGACGAGCTCGGCAAGGTCAAGCGCGTCATCGAGAAGCAGGCCCCCGTCACCGAGGTGCTCCTCGTCATCGACGCCACCACCGGCCAGAACGGCCTCATCCAGGCCCGCGTCTTCTCCGAGGTCGTCGACGTCACCGGCGTCGTCCTGACCAAGCTGGACGGCTCGGCCAAGGGCGGCATCGTCGTCTCGGTCCAGCGCGAGCTCGGCGTCCCCGTCAAGCTCGTGGGCCTCGGCGAGGGCCCCGACGACCTCGCGCCGTTCGACGCCGAGGCGTTCGTGGACGCCCTGCTCGGCTAGCGCAGCCCCAGCACCGCGTCCAGCAGCTCGGCGGCGCGGGCGTCGAAGGAGTGCTCCTGGGCCACGCGCTCAGCGAGCCGGAGCCGCTCGTCGTACGCCGGCCAACCCTGGGGCGCCTCGGCGAGCAGCGGTCCGATCTCGGACGGGTCGGTGAAGGTCCGGACCTGGGTGCCGAAGACCTCCGCGATGCCGGGGACGTCGTCGCTGAGCACCCGCGCGGCGCACGCAGCGGCGTCGAAGAGCCGGTTGGACAGGAACCCTTCGCGCCGCATGTCGCTCCAGTGGTCGTTGAGCACCACGCCGGCCGCCGCGTAGAGGGCGCCGAGGTCGGCGTTCGGGACCTGCGTGCCCGCCACGGGCATCGGTCGCCACCCCGAGCCGTACACCGTCACCTCGACCCCCGCCGCCAGCGCGCCGTCCAGCGCGGGCCGGGCGGCACCGCGGCGGTTGCCGACGAACAGCACCGGAGCCCCGCTGTCCGGCTCGGCCCGCTGGGGATGGAAGAGGGCCACGTCCGTGCACTGCAGGAGGGGCTCGACCGGCAGCCCCCACTCGGCGCTCCGCGTGCGGGACCAGGAGAGGCTGGCTGCCCGCACCAGGTCGTACGCCGCGGCCTCCTCGGCGGCGACGTCCTCGGGGTGGCTGATCACCCAGAGCACGTGCCGCGGGCCCGGCCGCGGGACCACGCGGTCCAGGCCGCGCAGCACCAGCACCACGTCGTCGAGCTCGCGGCTCCACCGCTCGCGAGCGGGCGCCGGGTCGACCGCGACGTGCTGGCCACGCCGCTCCAGGGCGGCGGCCAGTGAGCGGGCGAAGTGCAGGTCGCCCCAGGTCTCGCCCGCGGCGCC
This genomic window from Nocardioides anomalus contains:
- the smc gene encoding chromosome segregation protein SMC, whose protein sequence is MYLKSLTLKGFKSFASSTTLQLEPGITCIVGPNGSGKSNVVDALAWVMGEASAKSLRGGKMDDVIFAGTSGRPPLGRAEVLLTIDNTDGALPIEYSEVTISRTMFRAGGSEYAINGTPCRLLDVQELLSDSGIGREMHVIVGQGQLDQILHATPEDRRGFVEEAAGVLKHRKRKEKALRKLDACEGNLTRLGDLLTEIRRQLKPLGRQAEVARRAAGVQAAVRDAKARLVADDLVTARGALEQELADESVLLTRRQEVEGAQAQAIERESALEAALREDLPALAQAQETWFALSGLRERLRGTASLAAERVRNAEGVSTGEVGSGRDPEALEAEAVQVSAQEQAIEAEVEQHRGTLEQAVTARRTAEDAVAEEERRVAGQQRAAADRREGMARLIGQVNALRSRAAAADDEIGRLTQAHEAALARAARAQRDFTALETRVAGLDAGEEGLDAEHEAAAHQLSDLEERLAKAREEMRRAENDRSALAARKDALEIGLNRKDGAGALLAASDQVSGLLGSVAALLTVRSGYEAAVASALGSAADAVAVESADAAVAAVGHLKTEDLGRAELLLGSGPAHDVSGWPTLPDGAAYALDVLSCPDEVRPALARLLDRIAVVDDLDAARGLVARDASLTAVTRDGDLLGAHLAAGGSASQPSLIEIQAAVDEAAAQLAEAVAATERLGFDTSRLERERHEAQKGVDVALAKLHESDATLAAVAEELGQYGAQARAARGEAERLERSIAEAQEARTKDLEGLGELEQRLARAEEEPELEDAADGREELAEAARAARQGEMDARLALRTAEERARALHGRADQLLRAAREERETRARELERRRRLLREGERAQAVGAAVLVVLDRLDGSIAQAAAARAEVEQARKGREEALLAVRKQLRDLNREHDELVNSVHRDEMARQQQRMRIEQLEERALTELGLAADALVSEYGPDQLVPFAGAVEEGAEEPEPTPFVREEQAKRLRQAERELSMLGTVNPLALEEFSALEERHRFLGEQLEDLRKTRKDLLDIVREVDARVEQVFREAYQDVEKAFDATFARLFPGGEGRLVLTDPDDMLNTGIEVEARPPGKKVKRLSLLSGGERSLVAVAFLVALFKARPSPFYILDEVEAALDDTNLGRLLEIYEELRENSQLLVITHQKRTMEVGDALYGVTMRGDGVSAVISQRLREAEAS
- a CDS encoding acyl-CoA thioesterase — translated: MPRERPTRDRYVHWESVTTRWADIDVYGHMNNARYFELIDTVVNNHLEQATGTDIRRLPAIGVVAEVGCRYFAEVGYPAPVEVGVYVERLGTSSVTYKVGLFQGPGDRAAAEGTFVHVYVDNTDPARPVTPIPEAIRAVVAPLVRES
- the ftsY gene encoding signal recognition particle-docking protein FtsY — translated: MSALALLILIIAVVAVLLVGTVVGFLVRGRKPAPLPNTHTDVIVTPPPATDADTDAPPVEVSAPPATIERPEPTATRLVRLRQRLAGAQGGFGRGLLALLSRDRLDEDTWESIEDVLLTADLGVQPTQQVVEGLRTRLRVEGRPEDARTALREELVKIVDPSMDRRLQVSGADGKPGVVLVVGVNGTGKTTTVGKLARILVAEDRRVTLGAADTFRAAAVDQLATWGDRVGVEVVRGAEATDPASVAFDAVKHGVDDGVDTVIIDTAGRLQNKAGLMDELGKVKRVIEKQAPVTEVLLVIDATTGQNGLIQARVFSEVVDVTGVVLTKLDGSAKGGIVVSVQRELGVPVKLVGLGEGPDDLAPFDAEAFVDALLG